One stretch of Erpetoichthys calabaricus chromosome 14, fErpCal1.3, whole genome shotgun sequence DNA includes these proteins:
- the oscp1b gene encoding protein OSCP1 isoform X1, whose translation MSMRTLPLLFINLGGEMLYILDQRLRAQNIPGDKAKKADWTEGDRKRVMNDIITTMFNKKFMEELFKPQELYSKKALRTVFDRLAHASIMRLNQASMDKLYDLMTMAFKYQVLLCPRPKDILLVSFNHMDAIKEFIRDSPSILNQVDETFRQLIEIYSCLPAGEFQLIRQTLLIFFQDMHIRVSIFLKDKVQNSNGRFVLPTSGPVPCGTEIPGLIRIFNCNGEELKRTEFPSGGHYTSSLREGSFDLYGDRVIKLGTNMYSVSRPVETHMSGTSKNSASHTKENASPNPLAKEELNLLARLLGGLDIKKPVDVDPGFRVNLFATDEEEQEAAVLRPPELSYQVVNIQATQDQQTNDMLARIMGEFKEEGQASQSMLSKGDDLLAMMDGLE comes from the exons ATGTCGATGCGGACGCTACCATTGCTTTTTATTAATCTTGGTGGGGAAATGCTTTATATCCTTGACCAGCGTCTGAGAGCGCAAAACATTCCAGGCGATAAAGCTAAGAAAG CTGATTGGACAGAAGGAGACAGAAAAAGAG TTATGAATGACATCATTACAACAATGTTCAATAAGAAGTTTATGGAAGAGCTCTTCAAACCTCAGGAACTTTACTCCAAAAAGGCCTTGAGAACTGTATTTGATCGACTTGCCCATGCCTCTATAATGAGGCTTAATCAAGCCAGCATGGATAAG CTATATGATCTGATGACAATGGCATTTAAGTATCAAGTGCTCCTCTGCCCTCGTCCAAAAGACATTTTATTGGTCTCATTTAATCACATGGATGCAATTAAAGAGTTTATAAGAGATTCTCCAAGCATACTTAATCAAGTGGATGAAACATTCCGCCAGCTGATCGAG ATCTATAGCTGTTTGCCAGCGGGAGAGTTTCAGCTCATTAGACAAACTTTGCTCATCTTTTTTCAGGATATGCACATAAGA GTATCAATATTTCTTAAGGATAAAGTACAGAATTCAAATGGACGCTTTGTCTTGCCAACTTCAGGTCCAGTTCCATGTGGTACAGAGATCCCAGGGCTTATCAG AATTTTTAACTGCAATGGAGAGGAATTGAAAAGAACAGAGTTTCCAAGTGGTGGACACTACACTAGCTCCCTTCGAGAAGGATCTTTTGATTTATATGGAGACAGAGTAATAAAACTAGGAACAAACat GTACAGTGTCAGTCGTCCAGTTGAAACACACATGTCAGGGACATCTAAGAATTCTGCTTCACAcactaag GAAAATGCATCACCTAACCCGCTGGCAAAAGAAGAATTAAACCTATTGGCTCGTCTGCTTGGAGGTCTCGACATAAAGAAACCTGTTGATGTTGACCCTGGATTCAGAGTAAATCTTTTTGCTACAGATGAAGAAGAGCA agaaGCAGCAGTTCTCAGGCCCCCAGAACTTTCATATCAAGTTGTCAATATTCAGGCTACACag gACCAACAAACAAATGATATGCTGGCTCGTATAATGGGAGAATTTAAGGAAGAAGGTCAGGCCAGCCAGAGTATGCTTAGCAAAGGTGATGACTTGCTGGCCATGATGGATGGACTTGAATGA
- the oscp1b gene encoding protein OSCP1 isoform X2: MSMRTLPLLFINLGGEMLYILDQRLRAQNIPGDKAKKVMNDIITTMFNKKFMEELFKPQELYSKKALRTVFDRLAHASIMRLNQASMDKLYDLMTMAFKYQVLLCPRPKDILLVSFNHMDAIKEFIRDSPSILNQVDETFRQLIEIYSCLPAGEFQLIRQTLLIFFQDMHIRVSIFLKDKVQNSNGRFVLPTSGPVPCGTEIPGLIRIFNCNGEELKRTEFPSGGHYTSSLREGSFDLYGDRVIKLGTNMYSVSRPVETHMSGTSKNSASHTKENASPNPLAKEELNLLARLLGGLDIKKPVDVDPGFRVNLFATDEEEQEAAVLRPPELSYQVVNIQATQDQQTNDMLARIMGEFKEEGQASQSMLSKGDDLLAMMDGLE, from the exons ATGTCGATGCGGACGCTACCATTGCTTTTTATTAATCTTGGTGGGGAAATGCTTTATATCCTTGACCAGCGTCTGAGAGCGCAAAACATTCCAGGCGATAAAGCTAAGAAAG TTATGAATGACATCATTACAACAATGTTCAATAAGAAGTTTATGGAAGAGCTCTTCAAACCTCAGGAACTTTACTCCAAAAAGGCCTTGAGAACTGTATTTGATCGACTTGCCCATGCCTCTATAATGAGGCTTAATCAAGCCAGCATGGATAAG CTATATGATCTGATGACAATGGCATTTAAGTATCAAGTGCTCCTCTGCCCTCGTCCAAAAGACATTTTATTGGTCTCATTTAATCACATGGATGCAATTAAAGAGTTTATAAGAGATTCTCCAAGCATACTTAATCAAGTGGATGAAACATTCCGCCAGCTGATCGAG ATCTATAGCTGTTTGCCAGCGGGAGAGTTTCAGCTCATTAGACAAACTTTGCTCATCTTTTTTCAGGATATGCACATAAGA GTATCAATATTTCTTAAGGATAAAGTACAGAATTCAAATGGACGCTTTGTCTTGCCAACTTCAGGTCCAGTTCCATGTGGTACAGAGATCCCAGGGCTTATCAG AATTTTTAACTGCAATGGAGAGGAATTGAAAAGAACAGAGTTTCCAAGTGGTGGACACTACACTAGCTCCCTTCGAGAAGGATCTTTTGATTTATATGGAGACAGAGTAATAAAACTAGGAACAAACat GTACAGTGTCAGTCGTCCAGTTGAAACACACATGTCAGGGACATCTAAGAATTCTGCTTCACAcactaag GAAAATGCATCACCTAACCCGCTGGCAAAAGAAGAATTAAACCTATTGGCTCGTCTGCTTGGAGGTCTCGACATAAAGAAACCTGTTGATGTTGACCCTGGATTCAGAGTAAATCTTTTTGCTACAGATGAAGAAGAGCA agaaGCAGCAGTTCTCAGGCCCCCAGAACTTTCATATCAAGTTGTCAATATTCAGGCTACACag gACCAACAAACAAATGATATGCTGGCTCGTATAATGGGAGAATTTAAGGAAGAAGGTCAGGCCAGCCAGAGTATGCTTAGCAAAGGTGATGACTTGCTGGCCATGATGGATGGACTTGAATGA